The following are encoded together in the Kwoniella europaea PYCC6329 chromosome 1, complete sequence genome:
- a CDS encoding ornithine-oxo-acid transaminase, whose protein sequence is MSPVATNTPNAPAQPVGGKAKFSTQQIINLEHEYSAHNYHPLPVCFERGEGAHVWDPEGNEYLDFLAAYSAVNQGHCHPDILQTLITQASKLTLSSRAFYSSNLGPFAEKITKMFGFDMVLPMNTGAEAVETAIKLARKWGYEKKGIKEGKAKVLSVEGNFHGRTIGIISMSTDPESRNGFGPFLDNVGPQWDTGLIRYNHPEDLERTLEKYGDEVAAFLVEPIQGEAGIYVPDDGYLAKIHEICKKYNVLLICDEIQTGLARTGKMLCYEWDNIKPDMVILGKALSGGMYPVSCVMASKEIMLCIKPGEHGSTYGGNPLGCAVAMTALDVLVNENLVERSQKLGEIFRSELAKLNSPFIKIIRGRGLFNGVVIDEKASKKGRTAWQLCLLMKSKGLLAKPTHVNIIRFAPPLVISEEDVYKATRIIAESLEEFDVIEKIPGDEGEEHDTKIELED, encoded by the exons ATGTCACCAGTAGCTACCAACACACCTAACGCACCTGCTCAACCAGTAGGCGGGAAAGCGAAATTCTCAactcaacaaatcatcaatttggAACATGAGTATTCAGC ACATAATTACCACCCTTTACCTGT ATGctttgaaagaggtgaaggtgccCATGTATGGGATCCTGAGGGTAATGAGTACCTTgatttcttagctgcttACTC GGCTGTCAACCAAGGTCATTGTCACCCTGATATCC TACAAACACTCATCACCCAAGCATCCAAGCTCACCCTCTCCTCTCGAGCCTTCTACTCATCCAACCTCGGTCCATTTGCCGAGAAAATAACCAAGATGTTCGGCTTCGACATGGTCCTACCTATGAACACGGGTGCCGAGGCAGTCGAGACAGCGATCAAATTAGCCAGAAAATGGGGATACGAAaagaaaggtatcaaagAGGGTAAAGCCAAAGTACTAAGTGTAGAGGGAAACTTCCACGGAAGGACAATCGGTATTATCTCCATGTCGACCGATCCAGAATCGAGGAATGGTTTTGGGCCGTTCTTGGATAATGTCGGTCCTCAGTGGGATACAGGATTGATCAGGTACAACCACCCTGAAGATCTTGAGAGGACTTTGGAGAAATATGGAGATGAGGTGGCGGCGTTCTTGGTTGAACCTATTCAGGGTGAAGCTGG TATCTATGTCCCAGATGATGGATACCTAGCCAAGATTCACGAAATCTGTAAGAAATACAATGTCCTGTTGATCTGTGATGAAATCCAGACTGGACTTGCTAGAACTGGTAAAAT GCTCTGCTACGAGTGGGATAACATCAAGCCCGATATGGTTATCCTCGGAAAAGCTCTTTCTGGTGGTA TGTACCCCGTGTCATGCGTTATGGCCAGTAAGGAGATCATGCTTTGCATCAAACCCGGAGAACATGGGTCGACATACGGAGG AAACCCCCTAGGATGTGCTGTAGCGATGACCGCCCTCGACGTGCTTGTCAACGAAAACTTAGTTGAGAGATCACAAAAGTTGGGTGAGATCTTCCGATCGGAATTGGCGAAATTGAATTCACCATTCATCAAAATCattcgaggaagaggattaTTCAACGGTgtggtgattgatgagaaaGCTTCAAAGAAGGGCAGAACAGCTTGGCAACTGTGTTTGTTAATGAAATCAAAGGGATTATTGGCTAAGCCTACACATGTCAATAT TATCCGATTTGCACCTCCTCTTGTGAtttcagaggaagatgtgtACAAAGCTACGAGGATCATTGCCGAGTCCCTAGAGGAATTCGATGTC ATCGAGAAAATTccaggagatgaaggtgaagagcACGATACCAAGATTGAGCTCGAGGATTAG